The following coding sequences are from one Streptomyces sp. NBC_01485 window:
- a CDS encoding sacsin N-terminal ATP-binding-like domain-containing protein, giving the protein MSKFVRPAPEGADPFGTARLRRGVLDAWATSPARFREDANAEEDLVLGGYRDRLVVELAQNAADAAARAGVPGRLRLTLRDGVLVAANTGAPLDAAGVESLATLRASAKREARQSEVAVGRFGVGFAAVLAVTDEPAVVGRYGGVRWDLAEARSLASDTARHSPGLGDEVRRRDGHVPLLRLPFAAQGTAPDPYDTAVILPLRDTAAADLAERLLTAVDDALLLALPGLAEVVIEVGDDAPRVLRRSADSADAALTVVEDTRDGNTRWRVAAAHGSLAAELLADRPVEERLRPHWSVTWAVPVDEDGAPARPRTTPVVHAPTPSDEPLGVPALLIASFPLDTTRRHAAPGPLTDHLVLRAADLYAELLAGWRPVGAGIIDLVPGPLGKGELDGALRQAVLERLPRTAFLPPAVRPAAESDGDDVVEFPEALRPRDAEVVEGAGADTVRVLAEVLPTLLPAGLERRVELRTLGVARIPLADAIDRLAGLEKDPDWWYRLYDSLAGVDPDRLSGLPVPLAGGTSQAFGTGGGRTTIGPRQVLLPLADGPTPDDTWAAASESLARLGLKVAHQDAAHPLLEKLGALPATPRAVLTTPQVRAAVAASLDDDRGAWDDQDTPDAEELADTVLALVRDAGLEPGDEPWLGALALPDEDGELVPAGELVLPGSPFASVIREDELAFVDAELADKWGERPLAACGVLANFALVRAADVVLDPDELEPREGDFAEPDDAGLLDAVDVWCEDILDRFPDSPVPPVATELVAVRDLDLVDEDRWPQALALLARPPLRDALTQPVRILLPDGTHETVRPYTAWWLRGNPVLDGRRPAGLLAAGGDPLLHGLYDEADATGFDDEQVLRALGVRTSVAALLDEPGGAAELLDRLADPDRPVSSAQLHGLYSALAELDPEQVTLPDDLRAVVDGRVEVVDAADAVVVDSPDLLPFTEGVPLLPVRPSRAAELAELFQVRRLSESVTGGVDSEGAEHDVPESVRALLGPRTPASYTEHEELVVDGVEIDWRLTADGVLHAATLEGVAAGLAWATRQWPRRFEVAALLEDPSRTGELARDRWFD; this is encoded by the coding sequence GTGAGCAAGTTCGTGCGGCCGGCACCCGAGGGCGCGGACCCCTTCGGCACGGCCCGCCTGCGTCGCGGAGTGCTGGACGCCTGGGCCACGAGTCCCGCCCGTTTCCGGGAGGACGCCAACGCCGAGGAGGACCTCGTCCTCGGCGGGTACCGGGACCGGCTCGTCGTCGAGCTCGCTCAGAACGCCGCCGACGCCGCGGCCCGCGCCGGAGTGCCGGGGCGGCTGCGGCTCACCCTGCGGGACGGCGTCCTCGTCGCCGCCAACACCGGCGCGCCCCTGGACGCGGCCGGCGTCGAGTCCCTCGCCACCCTCCGCGCCTCCGCCAAGCGCGAGGCCCGGCAGTCGGAGGTGGCCGTCGGACGGTTCGGCGTCGGCTTCGCCGCCGTCCTCGCCGTGACCGACGAGCCCGCCGTCGTCGGACGGTACGGGGGTGTCCGGTGGGACCTGGCCGAGGCCCGCTCGCTCGCCTCCGACACCGCCCGGCACAGCCCGGGCCTCGGTGACGAGGTCCGGCGGCGGGACGGGCATGTGCCGCTGCTCCGGCTGCCCTTCGCCGCCCAGGGCACCGCGCCCGACCCGTACGACACCGCCGTCATCCTGCCCCTGCGCGACACCGCCGCCGCCGACCTCGCCGAACGCCTCCTCACCGCCGTCGACGACGCCCTGCTGCTCGCCCTCCCGGGGCTGGCGGAGGTCGTCATCGAGGTCGGCGACGACGCGCCCCGCGTGCTGCGCCGGTCCGCCGACTCCGCCGACGCGGCCCTCACGGTCGTCGAAGACACGCGGGACGGGAACACGCGGTGGCGGGTCGCCGCCGCGCACGGCTCCCTCGCCGCCGAGCTGCTGGCCGACCGGCCGGTGGAGGAGCGGCTGCGGCCCCACTGGTCGGTCACCTGGGCCGTGCCGGTCGACGAGGACGGGGCGCCCGCCCGGCCCCGGACCACTCCCGTCGTCCACGCCCCCACCCCCAGCGACGAGCCCCTCGGCGTGCCCGCCCTGCTCATCGCCTCCTTCCCGCTCGACACCACCCGCCGGCACGCCGCCCCCGGCCCGCTGACCGACCATCTGGTGCTGCGCGCGGCGGACCTGTACGCCGAACTCCTCGCCGGCTGGCGGCCGGTGGGCGCCGGGATCATCGATCTCGTGCCCGGGCCGCTGGGCAAGGGCGAGCTGGACGGGGCCCTTCGGCAGGCCGTCCTCGAACGGCTGCCGCGCACCGCCTTCCTGCCGCCCGCCGTCCGGCCGGCCGCCGAGAGCGACGGCGACGACGTCGTCGAGTTCCCGGAGGCCCTGCGGCCCCGGGACGCCGAGGTCGTCGAGGGCGCCGGCGCCGACACCGTGCGGGTGCTGGCGGAGGTCCTGCCGACGCTCCTCCCCGCCGGGCTGGAACGGCGGGTCGAGCTGCGCACGCTGGGCGTCGCCCGGATCCCGCTCGCCGACGCGATCGACCGGCTGGCCGGCCTGGAGAAGGACCCGGACTGGTGGTACCGGCTCTACGACAGCCTCGCCGGCGTCGACCCCGACCGGCTCTCGGGGCTGCCGGTGCCCCTCGCTGGGGGCACCTCCCAGGCTTTCGGCACTGGGGGAGGCCGGACGACCATCGGCCCGCGCCAGGTGCTGCTGCCGCTCGCCGACGGCCCCACCCCCGACGACACCTGGGCCGCCGCCTCCGAGTCCCTCGCCCGCCTCGGCCTCAAGGTCGCCCACCAGGACGCCGCGCACCCCCTCCTGGAGAAGCTCGGCGCCCTGCCCGCCACGCCCCGCGCCGTCCTGACCACCCCGCAGGTGCGGGCCGCCGTCGCCGCGTCCCTGGACGACGACCGCGGCGCCTGGGACGACCAGGACACCCCGGACGCCGAGGAACTCGCCGACACGGTCCTCGCCCTCGTCCGGGACGCCGGTCTGGAGCCCGGCGACGAACCCTGGCTCGGCGCCCTCGCCCTGCCCGACGAAGACGGCGAACTCGTCCCCGCCGGTGAACTCGTCCTCCCCGGCAGCCCGTTCGCCTCCGTCATCCGCGAGGACGAACTCGCCTTCGTCGACGCCGAGTTGGCGGACAAGTGGGGCGAACGGCCCCTCGCCGCCTGCGGGGTGCTCGCGAACTTCGCGCTCGTGCGAGCCGCCGACGTCGTCCTCGACCCGGACGAACTCGAGCCGCGCGAAGGCGACTTCGCCGAACCGGACGACGCGGGACTGCTGGACGCGGTGGACGTGTGGTGCGAGGACATCCTCGACCGCTTCCCCGACTCGCCCGTACCGCCCGTCGCCACCGAACTGGTCGCCGTCCGCGACCTCGACCTCGTCGACGAGGACCGCTGGCCGCAGGCCCTCGCCCTGCTCGCCCGGCCGCCGCTGCGCGACGCCCTCACCCAGCCCGTCCGCATCCTCCTCCCGGACGGCACCCACGAGACCGTACGGCCCTACACCGCCTGGTGGTTGCGCGGAAACCCGGTGCTCGACGGCCGGCGCCCGGCCGGCCTGCTGGCCGCCGGCGGCGACCCGCTCCTGCACGGCCTGTACGACGAGGCCGACGCCACCGGGTTCGACGACGAGCAGGTCCTGCGCGCACTGGGCGTACGGACGTCCGTGGCGGCCCTCCTCGACGAGCCGGGCGGCGCGGCCGAACTCCTGGACCGCCTGGCCGACCCGGACCGCCCCGTCTCCTCCGCCCAACTGCACGGCCTCTACAGCGCGTTGGCCGAACTGGACCCCGAGCAGGTGACCCTCCCGGACGACCTGCGGGCCGTCGTCGACGGCCGGGTCGAGGTCGTGGACGCCGCCGACGCCGTCGTCGTCGACTCACCCGACCTCCTCCCCTTCACGGAGGGCGTCCCGCTGCTGCCCGTACGGCCCTCCCGCGCCGCCGAACTGGCCGAACTGTTCCAGGTGCGGCGGCTCAGCGAGTCCGTCACGGGGGGCGTCGACTCCGAGGGCGCCGAGCACGACGTACCGGAGTCGGTGCGGGCGCTGCTCGGCCCGCGCACGCCGGCGTCGTACACCGAACACGAGGAGCTCGTCGTGGACGGCGTGGAGATCGACTGGCGCCTCACGGCCGACGGCGTCCTGCACGCCGCCACCCTGGAGGGCGTCGCCGCCGGCCTCGCCTGGGCGACCCGCCAGTGGCCCCGCCGCTTCGAGGTGGCCGCACTGCTGGAGGACCCGTCCCGCACGGGCGAACTGGCGCGGGACCGTTGGTTCGACTGA
- a CDS encoding DUF3027 domain-containing protein has translation MSAATTRSRTPDRLCAEAVDLARTAAEEAAAPGVVGEHAGMLSEGDRVVTHYFGCKELGYRGWRWAVTVARASRAKVVTLDEVVLLPGPDAVLAPEWVPWSERLRPGDMGPGDLLPTDAEDLRLEPGFTGVDEPLPNSPVSAEMAALVEAEDAEVTPAAPAKLPTTPVRGTIAAVAEELGMRRARVLSRYGLHIAADRWEEGFGPATPMAQAAPAPCVSCGFLTPIGGSLGQAFGVCANEFSPADGRVVSLSYGCGGHSEAAVMPTPPRPAPPVVDETRVDPFPLRPAPDSGSVPTAADEDTAELGHS, from the coding sequence GTGAGCGCAGCGACCACGCGAAGCCGCACCCCCGACCGCCTGTGCGCCGAGGCCGTCGACCTCGCCCGTACCGCAGCCGAGGAGGCAGCCGCCCCCGGTGTGGTCGGTGAGCATGCAGGGATGCTCTCCGAGGGCGACCGGGTGGTCACCCACTACTTCGGCTGCAAGGAGCTCGGCTACCGGGGCTGGCGCTGGGCGGTGACGGTGGCCCGGGCGTCCCGCGCCAAGGTCGTCACCCTGGACGAGGTCGTCCTGCTGCCCGGCCCGGACGCGGTGCTGGCCCCCGAGTGGGTCCCGTGGAGCGAGCGGCTGCGGCCCGGCGACATGGGCCCCGGCGACCTCCTGCCCACGGACGCCGAGGATCTCCGGCTGGAGCCGGGCTTCACCGGTGTGGACGAGCCGCTGCCGAACTCGCCCGTCTCCGCGGAGATGGCGGCGCTGGTGGAGGCGGAGGACGCCGAGGTGACCCCGGCCGCGCCGGCGAAGCTGCCCACGACGCCGGTGCGGGGGACGATCGCCGCGGTGGCGGAGGAGCTCGGGATGCGCCGGGCCCGGGTCCTGTCCCGGTACGGCCTGCACATCGCCGCGGACCGCTGGGAGGAGGGCTTCGGCCCCGCGACGCCCATGGCCCAGGCGGCCCCCGCACCCTGTGTGAGCTGCGGTTTCCTTACCCCCATCGGTGGCTCCCTCGGGCAGGCCTTCGGCGTCTGCGCCAACGAGTTCTCCCCGGCGGACGGCCGCGTCGTCTCCCTGTCCTACGGCTGCGGGGGGCACTCGGAGGCGGCGGTCATGCCGACGCCGCCGCGGCCCGCGCCGCCGGTGGTCGACGAGACCCGCGTGGACCCGTTCCCGCTGCGCCCGGCCCCGGATTCCGGGTCCGTGCCGACGGCGGCGGACGAGGACACGGCCGAACTGGGGCACTCGTAG
- a CDS encoding MFS transporter → MAAARTPQGATGIGATKGNKGRSRVSGSGRMSGSVRAVGRALHRPFTGTARGIRKATHAHGAGESGLGKLIELHGVNGAGDVMITVALASTVFFSVPTDEARGRVALYLAITMAPFTVLAPVIGPLLDRLPHGRRAAMAGAMAARAVLALVLSGAVATGSIEMYPAALGVLVSSKAYGVVRSAVVPRLLPPGFSLVKANSRVTLGGLLATGVAAPVGAGLQSLGPRYPLYGAFVIFVAGTFLSFTLPRKVDSAKGEDVALLAADEQHLHGPHLKEVKRPGLRTVGIAVTHALGANASLRWLSGFLTFFLAFLLREHPLTGQSATLSLGMVAVSAGVGNALGTAVGAWLRSRAPELIIVAVVAVVLGAVLVAAVFFGAFLVACLAAIAGFSQALAKLSLDALIQRDVPELVRTSAFARSETILQVCWVFGGAVGIVMPLNGTLGLSVAAAVVALGWLTTVRGLLSSVRHGGGAKPRVA, encoded by the coding sequence GTGGCAGCCGCGAGGACACCCCAGGGCGCCACCGGGATCGGTGCGACGAAGGGGAACAAGGGGAGGAGCCGGGTGAGCGGTTCGGGCCGGATGAGCGGGTCCGTCCGCGCGGTCGGCCGTGCCCTGCACCGCCCGTTCACCGGCACCGCCCGCGGCATCCGCAAGGCCACGCACGCGCACGGCGCCGGCGAGTCCGGTCTCGGCAAGCTGATCGAGCTGCACGGGGTGAACGGCGCCGGCGACGTCATGATCACCGTCGCGCTCGCCTCCACCGTCTTCTTCTCCGTGCCGACCGACGAGGCCCGCGGGCGCGTCGCCCTCTACCTCGCCATCACCATGGCCCCCTTCACCGTCCTCGCCCCCGTGATCGGCCCCCTCCTCGACCGGCTCCCGCACGGCCGGCGCGCCGCGATGGCCGGGGCCATGGCCGCCCGGGCCGTCCTCGCGCTCGTCCTGTCGGGCGCGGTCGCCACCGGCAGCATCGAGATGTATCCGGCCGCGCTCGGCGTGCTCGTCTCCTCCAAGGCGTACGGGGTCGTCAGAAGCGCCGTCGTGCCCCGGCTGCTGCCGCCCGGCTTCTCCCTGGTCAAGGCCAATTCGCGGGTCACCCTCGGCGGCCTCCTGGCCACCGGCGTCGCCGCGCCCGTGGGCGCCGGGCTCCAGTCCCTCGGGCCGCGCTATCCGCTCTACGGCGCCTTCGTGATCTTCGTGGCCGGGACGTTCCTGTCGTTCACGCTGCCCCGCAAGGTGGACTCCGCCAAGGGCGAGGACGTCGCGCTGCTCGCCGCCGACGAGCAGCACCTGCACGGCCCGCACCTCAAGGAGGTGAAGCGGCCGGGCCTGAGGACGGTCGGCATCGCCGTCACGCACGCGCTGGGCGCCAACGCGTCGCTGCGCTGGCTGTCCGGGTTCCTGACCTTCTTCCTGGCGTTCCTGCTGCGCGAGCACCCGCTGACCGGGCAGAGCGCGACGCTGTCGCTGGGCATGGTGGCCGTGTCGGCGGGCGTGGGCAACGCGCTGGGGACGGCGGTGGGGGCGTGGCTGCGCTCCAGGGCCCCGGAGCTGATCATCGTGGCGGTCGTCGCCGTCGTCCTGGGCGCGGTGCTCGTCGCCGCCGTCTTCTTCGGCGCGTTCCTGGTGGCCTGCCTGGCGGCGATCGCCGGGTTCTCGCAGGCGCTCGCCAAGCTGTCCCTGGACGCGCTGATCCAGCGGGACGTGCCGGAACTGGTGCGCACCTCGGCGTTCGCCCGCTCGGAGACGATCCTCCAGGTGTGCTGGGTGTTCGGCGGCGCGGTCGGTATCGTCATGCCGCTGAACGGCACGCTGGGCCTGTCGGTGGCCGCCGCGGTGGTCGCCCTGGGCTGGCTGACGACGGTCCGCGGCCTGCTGTCCTCGGTACGGCACGGGGGCGGCGCGAAACCCCGGGTGGCGTGA
- a CDS encoding DUF2771 domain-containing protein, giving the protein MTMMPRGGAADVLGVRRRRRAVAAAGAVSAGLLVLSACDKPTPMSTITVGRASISSQATCGGEGDTLQAAALTKCLADKDIKSISVDPDETVRFGVDPDVADKRWTILMNGQPLTEDSDKTYRTIPGSVFFNAQYGAQGNSTLVTIKAGDGKKASQSATGLWSFKLKKDD; this is encoded by the coding sequence ATGACCATGATGCCCCGCGGCGGAGCCGCTGATGTACTCGGCGTTCGGCGACGCCGCCGCGCCGTCGCCGCCGCCGGCGCCGTATCCGCCGGACTGCTCGTCCTGTCGGCCTGCGACAAGCCGACGCCCATGTCCACGATCACCGTCGGCCGCGCCTCGATCAGCTCCCAGGCGACCTGCGGCGGCGAGGGCGACACCCTGCAGGCCGCGGCGCTGACCAAGTGCCTCGCCGACAAGGACATCAAGTCCATCAGCGTCGACCCGGACGAGACCGTCCGCTTCGGCGTCGACCCCGACGTGGCCGACAAGCGCTGGACGATCCTCATGAACGGCCAGCCGCTCACCGAGGACAGCGACAAGACGTACCGGACGATCCCGGGCAGCGTCTTCTTCAACGCCCAGTACGGCGCCCAGGGCAACTCCACGCTCGTCACCATCAAGGCGGGCGACGGCAAGAAGGCGAGCCAGTCGGCGACCGGCCTGTGGTCCTTCAAGCTCAAGAAGGACGACTGA
- a CDS encoding futalosine hydrolase, with the protein MATAVPAERDAVARALPEPGGYTPPRTVTVRLPGVTFLRYEAYDLLAAGVGPAPAAASVSAALTAAALQGAPYSLVVSTGIAGGFLPAAPVGSLVVADEITAADLGAETADGFLPVTELGFGTVTHRPPESLVREAAAVTGARTGVVLTVSTVTGTAARAAALRARHPRALAEAMEGFGVAEAAAAHGVPVLEIRAVSNPVGPRDRAAWRIGEALSALTTAFGKLAPVLESWTPHDHQ; encoded by the coding sequence GTGGCCACCGCGGTCCCCGCCGAACGGGACGCGGTGGCACGGGCGTTGCCGGAGCCCGGCGGGTACACCCCGCCGCGAACTGTGACAGTCCGGCTACCAGGTGTCACCTTTCTCCGCTACGAGGCCTACGACCTCCTCGCCGCCGGAGTCGGCCCGGCCCCGGCCGCCGCCTCCGTCTCCGCCGCCCTCACCGCAGCCGCGCTGCAGGGCGCCCCGTACTCCCTAGTCGTCTCGACGGGCATCGCCGGCGGATTCCTTCCCGCCGCCCCCGTCGGCTCGCTGGTCGTCGCCGACGAGATCACCGCCGCCGACCTGGGCGCCGAGACCGCCGACGGCTTCCTTCCGGTCACCGAGCTGGGCTTCGGCACCGTCACCCACCGTCCGCCCGAGTCCCTCGTACGAGAGGCCGCGGCCGTCACCGGTGCCCGTACCGGCGTCGTCCTGACCGTCTCGACGGTCACCGGCACCGCCGCCCGGGCCGCCGCCCTGCGCGCCCGCCACCCGCGGGCCCTCGCCGAGGCGATGGAGGGCTTCGGGGTCGCCGAGGCGGCCGCCGCGCACGGCGTGCCCGTGCTGGAGATCCGCGCGGTCTCCAACCCCGTCGGCCCGCGCGACCGCGCCGCCTGGCGCATCGGCGAGGCACTGTCCGCCCTGACGACGGCCTTCGGGAAGCTCGCACCCGTCCTGGAGAGTTGGACCCCACATGACCACCAGTGA
- a CDS encoding 1,4-dihydroxy-6-naphthoate synthase translates to MTTSEPASTPASASALRIAYSPCPNDTFVFDALAHGRVPGAPALDVTFADIDLTNGMAERGESDVLKVSYAVLPYVLDTYALLPCGGALGRGCGPLVLTREAGTDLTGRTVAVPSERSTAYLLFRLWAADTVPGGVGEIVVMPFHEIMPAVRDGKVDAGLVIHEARFTYRNYGLHKLADMGEHWESTTGLPIPLGAIIAKRSLGTGTLTLLADAIRTSVRAAWDAPEVSRPYVMAHAQEMDPAVADQHIGLYVNEFTADLGEDGYAAVRGLLTRAAAEGLLPPLGPGALDFP, encoded by the coding sequence ATGACCACCAGTGAACCGGCATCGACACCGGCATCCGCATCCGCGTTGCGGATCGCGTACTCGCCCTGCCCGAACGACACGTTCGTCTTCGACGCCCTCGCGCACGGCCGGGTGCCGGGCGCGCCCGCGCTCGACGTGACGTTCGCGGACATCGACCTCACCAACGGCATGGCGGAGCGCGGTGAGTCGGACGTGCTGAAGGTGTCGTACGCCGTTCTGCCGTACGTCCTCGACACGTACGCGCTGCTGCCCTGCGGGGGTGCGCTGGGCCGGGGCTGCGGCCCGCTGGTGCTGACGCGGGAGGCCGGGACGGACCTCACCGGCCGCACGGTCGCCGTGCCGAGCGAGCGGTCGACGGCGTACCTGCTGTTCCGTCTCTGGGCGGCGGACACGGTGCCGGGGGGCGTCGGCGAGATCGTCGTCATGCCGTTCCACGAGATCATGCCGGCCGTGCGGGACGGCAAGGTCGACGCGGGCCTGGTCATCCACGAGGCCCGCTTCACGTACCGCAACTACGGCCTGCACAAGCTCGCGGACATGGGCGAGCACTGGGAGTCCACGACCGGCCTCCCGATCCCGCTCGGCGCGATCATCGCCAAACGCTCCCTGGGGACCGGGACGTTGACCCTCCTGGCCGACGCGATCCGCACGTCGGTGCGCGCCGCCTGGGACGCCCCCGAGGTGTCCCGCCCGTACGTCATGGCGCACGCCCAGGAAATGGACCCGGCCGTCGCCGACCAGCACATCGGCCTGTACGTCAACGAGTTCACGGCCGACCTCGGCGAGGACGGCTATGCGGCGGTACGCGGACTGCTCACCCGCGCGGCGGCCGAGGGGCTGCTGCCGCCCCTCGGCCCGGGTGCGCTCGATTTCCCGTAA
- a CDS encoding cold-shock protein: MPTGKVKWFNSEKGFGFLSRDDGGDVFVHSSVLPAGVEALKPGQRVEFGVVAGQRGDQALSVIVLDPTPSVAAAQRKKPDELASIVQDLTTLLENITPMLERGRYPEKTSGKQIAGLLRAVADQLDV, translated from the coding sequence TTGCCGACTGGCAAGGTCAAGTGGTTCAACAGCGAGAAGGGCTTCGGCTTTCTCTCCCGCGACGACGGCGGTGACGTCTTCGTACATTCCTCGGTCCTGCCCGCCGGAGTCGAGGCACTGAAGCCGGGCCAGCGAGTGGAGTTCGGCGTCGTCGCCGGACAGCGCGGCGACCAGGCGCTCTCCGTCATCGTTCTCGACCCGACCCCCTCGGTCGCCGCGGCGCAGCGCAAGAAGCCCGACGAACTGGCCTCCATCGTCCAGGATCTGACGACCCTTCTCGAGAACATCACGCCGATGCTCGAAAGGGGCCGTTACCCCGAGAAGACCTCCGGCAAGCAGATCGCCGGTCTACTGCGCGCGGTCGCCGACCAGTTGGACGTCTGA
- a CDS encoding zinc ribbon domain-containing protein, which produces MDQAVAAGASVIYVEDLRSMEARGMGRTMNTRLSQAVRGQITDRMRHLAAEAGIAVVIVPPKNTSRHCPQCLTPLRHRKAPDHPTTPGWKWAPSPAGPTGPAGKRPEGHAPTDRTRLPRAAHRHQDVTTIDTPATAGHRPLGAALGAGFHLHAHATPPRRESLLPDTTARLERLSRSETLMLFGPGTRRPPVVPQGWELPWSGA; this is translated from the coding sequence GTGGACCAGGCCGTCGCCGCCGGGGCGAGCGTGATCTACGTCGAAGACCTCCGCTCGATGGAGGCGCGGGGCATGGGCCGCACGATGAACACCCGCCTGTCCCAGGCCGTGCGCGGGCAGATCACGGACCGCATGCGACACCTCGCCGCCGAAGCCGGCATCGCCGTCGTCATCGTGCCCCCGAAGAACACCTCCAGGCACTGCCCCCAGTGCCTCACACCGCTGCGCCACCGCAAAGCCCCCGACCACCCGACCACCCCCGGGTGGAAGTGGGCACCCTCCCCCGCCGGCCCCACGGGACCGGCGGGCAAGCGTCCGGAGGGACACGCACCAACGGACCGGACCCGGCTGCCCCGCGCAGCCCACCGGCACCAGGACGTGACGACGATCGACACACCCGCCACAGCCGGTCACCGGCCACTAGGAGCAGCATTGGGCGCAGGATTCCACCTGCACGCCCACGCCACCCCTCCACGACGGGAAAGCCTCCTGCCGGACACTACGGCCCGACTGGAACGGCTGAGTCGATCAGAGACGCTGATGCTCTTCGGGCCGGGGACAAGACGTCCCCCGGTCGTTCCTCAGGGCTGGGAACTACCCTGGTCGGGTGCGTGA
- a CDS encoding HAD family hydrolase: protein MTSPVLTVGFDLDMTLIDSRPGIRATYLALAERTGTYIDADLVVTRLGPPPETELAHWYPAEQVAAMADVYRSLYPEHGVTGATALPGAREAIAAVRAAGGRAIVVTAKHQPNAKLQVEHLRLGPDAVIGDLWAEQKAQALREHGASVYVGDHVGDVLGAHAAGALSVAVPTGPIGAEELRTAGADVVLADLTEFPAWLTGHLTGHLPH, encoded by the coding sequence ATGACGTCACCCGTGCTCACGGTCGGCTTCGACCTCGACATGACCCTGATCGACTCCCGGCCCGGCATCCGCGCCACCTACCTGGCGCTCGCCGAGCGGACGGGGACGTACATCGACGCCGATCTGGTCGTCACCCGGCTCGGTCCGCCGCCCGAGACGGAGCTGGCCCACTGGTACCCGGCGGAGCAGGTGGCGGCCATGGCCGACGTCTACCGCTCGCTGTACCCGGAGCACGGCGTCACCGGCGCGACCGCGTTGCCCGGCGCCCGGGAGGCGATCGCGGCCGTGCGGGCGGCCGGCGGGCGGGCGATCGTGGTCACCGCCAAGCACCAGCCCAACGCGAAGCTCCAGGTCGAGCATCTGCGTCTCGGCCCCGACGCGGTGATCGGCGACCTGTGGGCCGAGCAGAAGGCGCAGGCGCTGCGCGAGCACGGCGCGAGCGTCTACGTCGGCGACCACGTGGGAGACGTGCTCGGCGCGCACGCCGCCGGGGCGCTGTCGGTCGCCGTGCCGACCGGGCCGATCGGTGCGGAGGAACTGCGGACGGCCGGTGCGGATGTCGTGCTCGCCGACCTCACCGAATTCCCCGCCTGGCTCACCGGTCACCTCACCGGCCACCTCCCGCACTAG